Proteins encoded within one genomic window of Halomonas sp. YLGW01:
- a CDS encoding MATE family efflux transporter, producing MSHPRSTTPRIWPLAWPIILSNITVPLLGLVDTAVVGHLPDSRYLAAVTLGATLFGFLYWGFGFLRMGTTGLTSQAVGREDDTEVRTLLGQSLMMAAAIGAGLILASGPLIELGLKLLDGSAQATELAREYAGIRILSAPAVLANYAILGWFLGQQNSRVTLILMVLTNSVNIVLDLWFVVGLGMTSDGVAWATVIADYTALAAGLWLVRRQLGALGGQLDRARLIALSAYHALFAVNAQLFLRTLGLLFAMAFFTAQGASQGDTVLAANAVLLQFIMLVSYGLDGFAHAAEALTGRAVGRARWDEFAAAVRSAGRCSLAIAAAAMLAFALGGEALIALLTDLPEVRTTAATYLPWMVLMPLLAVWSYLLDGVFIGATATREMRNSIFAGLAVYLPLWWLAQPLGNHGLWLAFSGFTLVRSATLGGYYLYYRRHRWVASPDQGR from the coding sequence TTGTCCCACCCACGCTCCACCACGCCGCGCATCTGGCCGCTGGCCTGGCCGATCATCCTCTCCAACATCACCGTGCCGCTGCTGGGGCTGGTGGATACCGCGGTGGTCGGCCACCTGCCGGACTCCCGCTACCTGGCGGCGGTGACCCTGGGGGCGACCCTGTTCGGCTTCCTCTACTGGGGCTTCGGCTTCCTGCGCATGGGCACCACCGGCCTGACCTCCCAGGCGGTGGGCCGAGAGGACGACACCGAGGTGCGCACCCTGCTCGGCCAGTCGCTGATGATGGCGGCGGCGATCGGCGCGGGGCTGATCCTGGCCTCTGGCCCGCTGATCGAGCTTGGCCTCAAACTGCTCGACGGCAGCGCCCAAGCCACCGAGCTCGCCCGCGAGTACGCCGGCATCCGCATCCTCTCGGCGCCCGCGGTATTGGCTAACTATGCGATCCTCGGCTGGTTCCTCGGCCAGCAGAATTCCCGGGTCACCCTGATCCTGATGGTGCTGACCAACAGCGTGAATATCGTGCTCGACCTATGGTTCGTGGTGGGCCTCGGCATGACCAGCGATGGCGTGGCCTGGGCCACGGTGATCGCCGACTACACGGCGCTGGCCGCCGGCCTGTGGCTGGTGCGCCGCCAGCTCGGCGCCCTGGGCGGGCAGCTCGATCGTGCGCGGCTGATCGCCCTCAGCGCCTATCACGCACTGTTCGCCGTCAATGCTCAGCTGTTCCTGCGCACTCTGGGCCTATTGTTCGCCATGGCCTTCTTCACCGCCCAGGGCGCCAGTCAGGGCGATACGGTACTGGCGGCCAATGCGGTGCTGTTGCAGTTCATCATGCTCGTCTCCTACGGCCTGGATGGCTTCGCCCATGCCGCCGAAGCGCTGACCGGGCGCGCCGTGGGCCGGGCTCGCTGGGACGAGTTCGCCGCGGCGGTGCGGAGTGCCGGGCGCTGCTCGCTGGCCATCGCCGCCGCCGCCATGCTGGCCTTCGCGCTGGGCGGCGAGGCGCTGATCGCCCTGCTCACCGATCTGCCCGAGGTACGGACCACGGCGGCCACCTACCTGCCGTGGATGGTGCTGATGCCGCTGCTGGCGGTTTGGAGCTACCTGCTCGACGGCGTCTTCATCGGCGCCACCGCCACCCGCGAGATGCGCAACAGCATCTTCGCGGGCCTCGCCGTCTACCTGCCGCTATGGTGGCTCGCTCAGCCGCTGGGCAACCACGGACTGTGGCTCGCCTTCAGCGGTTTCACCCTGGTGCGCTCGGCGACACTCGGCGGCTACTACCTATATTACCGGCGGCACCGCTGGGTGGCCTCGCCCGACCAAGGTCGGTAG
- a CDS encoding porin family protein, which translates to MKRSVVITALLTLTVFASNSALAQGYQNDPHARPYFGFGIGQADVDSDTLDEIDDGTFDIDESDTAYKLFIGYRFTPNFAVEASHLDFGESTANAKNNGPNIELGIDGLAVALVGRLPLQGGFSLHGKLGMIAWEASYNNHFEINNAQYRFYVEEDGTDPFYGVGAEYVIDRVMIRGEVERYDLSYGGEDYTIDLASISLGYHF; encoded by the coding sequence ATGAAACGATCGGTTGTCATCACCGCCCTGCTCACCCTCACCGTGTTTGCCAGCAACAGTGCTTTGGCCCAGGGCTATCAGAACGATCCGCATGCTCGCCCATACTTTGGGTTCGGCATCGGTCAAGCCGACGTCGATAGCGATACTCTCGATGAAATAGACGACGGTACATTCGACATCGATGAAAGCGACACCGCCTACAAACTGTTTATTGGCTATCGCTTCACCCCCAACTTCGCCGTGGAAGCCAGCCATCTGGACTTCGGTGAATCGACTGCCAATGCTAAAAATAACGGCCCCAACATCGAACTCGGCATCGATGGCTTAGCGGTCGCGCTGGTCGGACGCCTGCCGCTCCAGGGGGGATTCAGCCTTCACGGAAAGCTGGGCATGATTGCCTGGGAGGCTAGTTACAACAATCACTTCGAAATTAACAATGCGCAATACCGGTTTTATGTTGAAGAAGATGGCACCGACCCCTTCTATGGCGTCGGTGCCGAATACGTCATCGATCGAGTCATGATCCGAGGCGAAGTTGAACGCTACGACCTCAGCTACGGTGGCGAGGATTACACCATCGATCTGGCCTCGATCAGCTTGGGGTATCACTTCTGA